The nucleotide window AAGTCGTTTTAGTGATTGGCTTTGGTGAAAGTTATACTGGTCCACATATGGCACCCGACAAGAAATATTATATTCGCGCGGGAGCACACTCTGGTGCAACAGGACATTTTCTGGTCGAGGCGATTCGCGCTCGGCGCGGCATCCAAATGCCAATGTTACGAAGTCTTTTACGTTTACATGAACGGAAACCACAAATTATTGAACTCGTTGTTACTCCACTAAGCGACGCACCAGCCCTCAATGTGTCGCTTACCTTTAATCCATTTCCTAAAATAATAGAACGCCACTTTAAAGAACGCTTTCCAGTACGAATTCCGGTTATTGATCGGGCAAATCCATTCGTTATGGATCTCTCAACCTTTGGCGGCAATACAGCAGTATTTGGTGCAAATCCGGTGTTTCTTCACCTTGAATACGACGATATTGTTGGAAGACACTATACTGATCAACAAGTAATCGACGCATCGAACGGGATAGGGCCATTAAAAATTGGCGACGAGATGAGTGAAAAAGTTCATAGCGCCTTGAAAGACATTGCTAACGAGCTTGCTAAACTGGGGAAGGCATTACCTAACCGATAATGGTGTCAGGAATACCTATTATTATGTTGGACACCGTAAAAAAATCGTCAGATAGCTTTTGGATGCCATCCTCAGGCGTAATAAGGCCAGCAGAGCGTTTTCTTAACTCATTTTCGCCTAAGGGATTCCCTTGTCGTTTCGAAATATAGTCATCAAGCAACTTGCTATAGGTCAAAACACGCACTGGAGCAACAGTTGATGCAATAAGCTCGGTCAAACTACTTTTCCCTGTTGCTGGTGCTCCGGTAAGATACACTACATGGAATTGTTCGTCAGGCATATATTGTTCCTTATATGAGATTTATATGGCTGATGTATCATCATCTTCTAGCCACGTTTCAATAGCCATCCATTCTTGAGGAGTAACGGGAAAGACCGTGCCACGTTGATATCGCAGGATTGATAACCCTATTAATGCAAGATCAGTCCGCAGCATTGCCTTTGAAAGCGGTCGATTGAGAAGGATTCGATCATAAACAACTTCTACGCGTGGCTTTACGGCTTGGCCACGCCGTTTGTCAATCCAATATGCCTGTCCAATATCCGAATCTGGCTGCATAATCGGATCATGTTGAACGGTTCCTATCGCATAAATCCCCGCATGGTCACCCGATATCCAAATAAGTGCACGGTCACCACGGCGAACCTTTTTTGCATGCTGATTAATATTCCAAAGCTCTTTCGGTTCTATCTTCAATGCCTCATTAATTCTATACAAGCTTGGATGAGCCTGAAAGATCCACGTATTCTGGGTCACTGGTGGTACGGATGGTGGTGATGTCGGACTCATGCAGCCTCGCGATCATTGCAA belongs to Herpetosiphon gulosus and includes:
- a CDS encoding EVE domain-containing protein produces the protein MSPTSPPSVPPVTQNTWIFQAHPSLYRINEALKIEPKELWNINQHAKKVRRGDRALIWISGDHAGIYAIGTVQHDPIMQPDSDIGQAYWIDKRRGQAVKPRVEVVYDRILLNRPLSKAMLRTDLALIGLSILRYQRGTVFPVTPQEWMAIETWLEDDDTSAI